TCGACCAGCCGAGGTTGCGCCGTGCGATCGGGCGTCCCTCGCCCTTCCAGAATTCGGTGTTCTCGGGGTCGAAGCCGTCGATCCACCGCCCCGGTCGACGGGTGAGTGCAATCGAACGTGCGTGCTGGTCCTGTGCTGGTGATACGGACGAAATGACCACGGCTGGCTCCCTGAGACGCGCGGGTCCGAAACTTCCGGACGGTACGGCATCGACCATATGAGCGCGGTGTTTCGGGTGAGCGCGGGATTCGTTTCCGACGGATCACTTCTGCATCACCCGCGCAGTCGGGACCGGTGAGGGGCTCGTGACATTCGTGTAACAGACGGCCGCATGGGGTGTCAGGACTCGAACAGGCCCCGGATGTCGTCGGCCGTGAGCGACTGGGCGAACATCTCCTCGTCATCCATCACTGCGGTGAACAGGCGCGCCTTGCGCTCCTGCAGAGCGAGCACCTTCTCCTCGATCGTGCCGGACGAGATCATCCGGTACACCATGACGGGGTTCTGCTGTCCGATGCGGTGCGTCCGGTCGACGGCCTGAGCCTCAGCCGCCGGATTCCACCACGGATCCAGCAGGAACACGTAGTCGGCCTCGGTGAGAGTCAGACCGAATCCGCCTGCCTTCAGACTGATCAGGAACACGGGCTGCTCGCCGGCCCTGAACCCGTCGATCACCTGTGGTCGGTGCCTAGTCGAGCCGTCGAGGTACGCATAGTCGATGCCGGCCTTATCGAGCCGGGCCGCCGCCTCCTGCAGATACGACGTGAACTGGCTGAAGACCAGCGCACGGTGGCCCTCCGCCTGCAGTTCCTGCACGTGTTCGAGCAGAGCATCCAGCTTGCGCGAACCGATCTTCGCGTCGGCCGGGTCGACGAGCCCTGGCGACAGACTCAGCAGTCGCAGCATCGTGAGCGAACGGAACACGATGAAGCGGTTGCGATCGAGGTCTTCCAGCAGTCCAAGGACCTTCTGCCGTTCACGCTGCAGCACGGTGTCGTACAGCACACGATGCGCGGGGCTGAGTTCGACGTGCAGGTGCTGTTCCTGCTTCTCCGGCAGGTCGGCGGCGACGAGTTGCTTCGTGCGACGCAGCATGAGCGGACGGATGCGGCGGCGCAGCCGCTGCAGCCTTCGCTGCCGGTACTCGCCGCCCTCTTCGTTCTCCGGAACCTTGCCCTTCTCGATCGGCTGCACGTAGTCCTCGCCGAATTTCCTGGCGGACGCGAACAGGCCGGGGGCCGCGAGCTTCAACAGCGCCCACAGGTCGGTGAGGCTGTTCTCCATCGGCGTGCCGCTCACGGCGTATACGACGTCGGCGTTGAGCGCGGCGACGGCGCGGTGCTGCTTCGTCTTGGGATTCTTCACGAACTGCGCTTCGTCGAGGATGAGTCCGGCCCACCGGGTCTCGGCGAACTCCTTCTCGTCGAGGCGCACCAGCGTATACGAAGTGATGACGATGTCCGCGTTCTGCGCGGCATCCTTCATCGCATCGCGCTTGACACTGCTGCTGTCGATCACGCGCACGCGCAGGTTCGGCGCGAAGCGGGCGGCTTCGCTCTGCCAGGAACCGAGCACCGAGGTCGGTGCGACGACGAGGAATGGCCGCTCCTCCCCCGCTTCTTTGGCGTGCAGCACGAGCGACAGCAGCTGGATGGTCTTTCCGAGCCCCATGTCGTCGGCGAGGATGCCGCCCAGACGGTGGGCCCAGAGGAAGGCCAGCCAGTCGAACCCTGCCTTCTGATACGGGCGCAGTTCGCCGTCGAGTCCGCGGGGAACCGGCGTCGTAGGAACACCTGTCGCCTGGCGCAGCCCCTCGGCCGTCGCGCGCCAGCTCACAGCAGGCAGCGCTTCGTCTGCGAGGTCCTCGAACTCTTCCCAGAGATCAGTCTGATAGCGACTGATGCGCGGTCCGGTCTCCCACTCCTGCAGCTCGGAGGCCTCGTCGATGAGCTCGCGGAGGCGATCGAGCGCCGGGTGGTTCAGCGACAGATAGCTGCCGTCGACCAGCAGGAGCTTGCGTCGTCCTTTCGACATCGCCTTGAACAGCGGCGTGAACGGGATCGACCGCCCGTCGATCTTCACGAGGACTCCGAGGTCGAACCAGTCCGCGTCGGTGCTCTCCACCGTCGACACGGTGATCTCCGGGGTGCCGGTCAACTCCTGATAGTCCTTGCGAGTGCCGTTCTCGACGACGCTCACTCCCTGCTCCTGGAATGCCGGCACGACGTGGGCGACGAACTCCGCAGCATCGACGTCATGAAGGGTGCCTGTTGCCGCGAAGACGGAGTCGGAGAGCTGCTGCCAGAGCTGTTCGATGGTGCCCTGACGCTCCAATTCGGCAGCGTCGTCGCGCACGGCATCCGATGTCGAGGAGAGCGGGAACCGTCCGTAGCCCTTGTATGTCCATTCGAAGGCGTAATCGATCGTGTCGCCGGTGCGGAACGTGACGACCAGCGTCGGCTGCGGC
The DNA window shown above is from Microbacterium murale and carries:
- a CDS encoding DEAD/DEAH box helicase encodes the protein MPAPYIDPADIRALTDEGGYQRGVSYQRSGMVTRTSWDDAEHMLTSVVAGSGDHSYRCTVRFSAAGITATVASTSCSCPVPQVCKHVVATLLVNNDDAVLTKAVVPARPSPPAWRTLVPSTAADAPTAIALGVELRQRADSGVHHWSPRPVRPVTPRDLAKGTGELILGIRPLMRSVATGAWIQGDVSWDSVRRSAGLFGRERVRWFADLLSLSRDSLLSGTAGDWLSMDLIESSLLWGHLRHGAALGIPLISTQKSTVVALGDTASVSAEFARADDGGLDITAEIIVDGRVVPTTGVRPIGHSGVYVAESLGSRIALTLAEAELSDSVYALLKAQGPIVVSKTDEAAFLREVYPALARRAPIRTVGAVKLPVVPLPQPTLVVTFRTGDTIDYAFEWTYKGYGRFPLSSTSDAVRDDAAELERQGTIEQLWQQLSDSVFAATGTLHDVDAAEFVAHVVPAFQEQGVSVVENGTRKDYQELTGTPEITVSTVESTDADWFDLGVLVKIDGRSIPFTPLFKAMSKGRRKLLLVDGSYLSLNHPALDRLRELIDEASELQEWETGPRISRYQTDLWEEFEDLADEALPAVSWRATAEGLRQATGVPTTPVPRGLDGELRPYQKAGFDWLAFLWAHRLGGILADDMGLGKTIQLLSLVLHAKEAGEERPFLVVAPTSVLGSWQSEAARFAPNLRVRVIDSSSVKRDAMKDAAQNADIVITSYTLVRLDEKEFAETRWAGLILDEAQFVKNPKTKQHRAVAALNADVVYAVSGTPMENSLTDLWALLKLAAPGLFASARKFGEDYVQPIEKGKVPENEEGGEYRQRRLQRLRRRIRPLMLRRTKQLVAADLPEKQEQHLHVELSPAHRVLYDTVLQRERQKVLGLLEDLDRNRFIVFRSLTMLRLLSLSPGLVDPADAKIGSRKLDALLEHVQELQAEGHRALVFSQFTSYLQEAAARLDKAGIDYAYLDGSTRHRPQVIDGFRAGEQPVFLISLKAGGFGLTLTEADYVFLLDPWWNPAAEAQAVDRTHRIGQQNPVMVYRMISSGTIEEKVLALQERKARLFTAVMDDEEMFAQSLTADDIRGLFES